A genomic segment from Besnoitia besnoiti strain Bb-Ger1 chromosome Unknown contig00079, whole genome shotgun sequence encodes:
- a CDS encoding uncharacterized protein (encoded by transcript BESB_075910): protein MPDNVDCRIRRRCREQQRRLDAGHEEVDWRLFQVPKDVSRVVSTGSGRPALPLYGGAYADPRDLPAAQLRGAYRRPESDLRRRRIAPLDQQHHLRLAAQANARRKNRPGGRFPRRSSPPGKAASTTTPSSSAAASSAWTTTPTSAKGAGLMMWEVTTKKRYNLPYRWGYPSKGPPKGFAAKYEQQINENAEKFWEGMYLQEWYEWSLHQGQLAQAEAIANANAVPDVELYGDEFVSDEVVDPEMVLMEETENF from the exons ATGCCTGACAACGTGGATTGCCGGATCCGCCGCAGGTGCAGAGAGCAGCAACGACGTCTGGATGCAGGTCACGAAGAAGTGGACTGGCGACTTTTCCAAGTACCAAAAGATGTATCGCGAGTGGTTTCCACAGGCTCCGGGCGACCGGCGCTTCCTCTGTACGGCGGAGCATATGCAGACCCGCGGGATCTTCCCGCTGCCCAGCTTCGTGGCGCCTATCGCCGTCCCGAGTCAGATctccgcagaaggcgaatTGCTCCACTGGATCAACAACATCACCTTCGTCTCGCCGCCCAAGCAAATGCGCGACGGAAAAATCGCCCCGGTGGCAGGTTCCCTCGACGATCCTCACCACCCGGAAAGGCGGCGTCAACGACcacgccgtcctcctctgctgctgcctcctcggcttGGACTACGACGCCTACGTCTGCAAAG GGGGCTGGGTTAATGATGTGGGAAGtcacgacgaagaagcgatACAACCTGCCGTACAG GTGGGGATATCCGTCTAAGGGGCCGCCGAAGGGGTTCGCGGCGAAATATGAGCAGCAAATCAACGAGAACGCCGAGAAATTCTGGGAAGGGATGTATCTGCAAGAGTGGTACGAGTGGTCGCTG CACCAGGGGCAGcttgcgcaggcggaggcgattGCCAACGCGAACGCGGTTCCAGACGTTGAGCTTTACGGCGACGAGTTTGTTTCCGACGAGGTCGTCGACCCGGAGATGGTCTTAATGGAGGAAACGGAAAATTTTTGA